One Streptomyces sp. RPA4-2 genomic window carries:
- a CDS encoding AAA family ATPase, giving the protein MVLPGRPADLLGRRAECALFDRWQDAVKAGRGGALVVVGEPGIGKSALLDHMAWTAVGFHVVRAAGVEAEAELPFGGLHQVCAPFLATLEHLPGPQQDALAAAFGLRTGTAPDRLMLSLAVLGLLSEAAARQPLICVIDDAQWLDPGSAQALTFVAHRVGAEPLGLVFATRRAGGGLRGLQEVVLTGLGPGDARALLHSALHVPLDEVVVERIAAEARGSPLALLELPRTMTAAGFAGGFGPTDTAAVPGRIEESFRSRVLRLPAATRMLLLVAAAEPTGDAALLWRAAARLGIGGSAAAAAEADGLLSIGTRVVFRHPLVRSAVYQAVPPSQRRAAHRALADVTGPSEPDRRAWHRAQAAVGFDEEAAAELEGSAHRALARGGIAAAGAFLERSVALTADPAARAERALRAARAKQQAGAYDSALGLLTLADRGPENELRAANSELLRGQIAFARSFGGGAAPVLLRAARRFESIDASRARDVYLQALAAALLAGRLGDECRIAEIARSARRVPAAPVPRASDLLLDGLTLLIVEGRGAAVPVLRRAVSAFTTEELAPEEELYWLWLAGHGAGLLWDDEAWRLLATRLLRSCEVRGAISILPVAAATRAGLHLLGGELLQAASLAETAADVTCMTGAGPVAYAEVGLAVFRGRDDEALAAIRTATRDSMARGEGMALTYLQWAGAVLHNGACRYEQALESARLACSDSSIQRIRNWALAELVEAAVRTGHQDQADEALGELCGTTGPCSSHWAAGVEAHCRALLAVGPDAEDLYRTALGRLERTGLRAAVARVHLLYGEWLRRERRHLEARDQLRRAHEMFVRFGMDGFAERARSELSAAGEPTLRRRSRFGDQLTPQERRVAMLAAEGATNPEIASRLFISASTVDYHLRKVFRKLKVTTRTQLARLLRDGRPVPGVAERP; this is encoded by the coding sequence ATGGTGCTGCCGGGGCGTCCCGCGGATTTGCTGGGCCGGCGTGCCGAGTGCGCGTTGTTCGACCGCTGGCAGGACGCCGTCAAGGCCGGACGGGGTGGCGCTCTCGTGGTCGTCGGTGAGCCCGGTATCGGCAAGTCCGCGCTGCTCGACCACATGGCCTGGACCGCGGTCGGCTTCCACGTGGTGCGAGCCGCCGGTGTGGAAGCGGAGGCGGAACTGCCCTTCGGGGGGCTGCATCAGGTCTGCGCGCCGTTCCTGGCCACGCTGGAGCACCTGCCCGGACCGCAGCAGGACGCGCTGGCCGCGGCCTTCGGGCTGCGGACCGGAACGGCGCCCGACCGCCTCATGCTGAGCCTGGCCGTACTCGGGTTGTTGTCCGAGGCGGCGGCCCGCCAACCGCTGATCTGTGTGATCGACGACGCCCAGTGGCTCGATCCCGGTTCGGCCCAGGCGCTCACGTTCGTGGCGCACCGCGTCGGTGCGGAGCCCCTAGGTCTCGTGTTCGCCACTCGCCGCGCCGGTGGCGGTCTACGCGGGTTGCAGGAGGTGGTGCTGACCGGGCTCGGCCCCGGGGACGCCCGCGCCTTGCTGCACTCGGCCCTGCACGTGCCGTTGGACGAGGTGGTCGTGGAGCGGATCGCGGCGGAGGCCCGGGGCAGTCCGCTGGCCCTGCTCGAACTGCCCCGGACCATGACGGCCGCGGGGTTCGCGGGCGGTTTCGGTCCGACCGACACCGCAGCCGTGCCGGGGCGCATCGAGGAAAGCTTCCGTAGCAGGGTCCTCCGCCTTCCGGCGGCCACTCGCATGCTGCTCCTGGTGGCCGCGGCGGAACCGACGGGAGACGCCGCATTGCTGTGGCGCGCGGCCGCCCGTCTGGGAATCGGGGGCTCGGCCGCGGCGGCGGCCGAGGCCGACGGGCTGCTGTCCATCGGCACGCGGGTGGTCTTCCGCCATCCCCTGGTGCGGTCGGCTGTCTACCAGGCGGTGCCGCCGTCGCAGCGGCGGGCCGCGCACCGGGCTCTGGCGGACGTCACCGGTCCTTCGGAACCGGACCGGCGTGCCTGGCACCGCGCGCAGGCTGCCGTCGGCTTCGACGAGGAAGCCGCGGCGGAGCTCGAGGGGTCGGCACACCGGGCCCTGGCACGTGGTGGTATCGCTGCCGCCGGGGCATTCCTGGAGCGGTCGGTCGCGCTCACCGCCGACCCCGCCGCCAGGGCGGAACGGGCGCTGCGTGCGGCACGCGCCAAGCAGCAGGCCGGCGCGTACGACAGCGCTCTCGGCCTCCTCACGCTGGCCGACCGGGGGCCCGAGAACGAGCTGCGGGCCGCCAACAGCGAGCTGCTGCGAGGACAGATCGCCTTCGCCCGCAGTTTCGGCGGTGGAGCCGCCCCCGTGCTGCTGCGCGCGGCCCGCCGATTCGAGTCCATCGACGCCTCCCGTGCGAGGGATGTCTATCTGCAAGCCCTGGCCGCTGCGCTGCTCGCCGGCCGGCTCGGTGACGAGTGCCGGATCGCGGAGATCGCCCGCAGCGCTCGCCGGGTGCCCGCGGCGCCGGTGCCACGCGCCTCGGACCTCCTGCTGGACGGACTGACGCTCCTCATCGTCGAAGGCCGCGGCGCCGCGGTTCCGGTATTGCGCAGGGCGGTATCGGCTTTCACCACGGAGGAACTGGCCCCGGAGGAGGAACTGTATTGGCTGTGGCTGGCCGGCCATGGCGCTGGACTGTTGTGGGACGACGAGGCCTGGCGACTGCTGGCCACGCGGCTGCTGCGATCGTGCGAGGTACGAGGGGCGATCAGCATCCTCCCGGTCGCCGCGGCCACCCGTGCGGGACTGCACCTGCTGGGCGGTGAACTCCTGCAGGCCGCGTCGTTGGCCGAGACGGCTGCCGACGTCACCTGCATGACCGGTGCCGGCCCGGTCGCCTACGCCGAGGTGGGGCTCGCCGTCTTCCGCGGCCGGGACGACGAGGCCCTTGCCGCGATCCGCACCGCGACCCGGGACTCGATGGCGCGGGGCGAAGGCATGGCGCTGACCTACCTCCAGTGGGCCGGCGCCGTCCTCCACAACGGTGCGTGCCGATACGAGCAGGCGCTGGAATCCGCGCGCCTGGCCTGCTCCGATTCCAGCATCCAGCGCATCCGCAACTGGGCGCTGGCCGAGCTCGTCGAGGCGGCCGTACGTACCGGACACCAGGACCAGGCCGACGAGGCCCTGGGGGAGCTGTGCGGGACGACCGGGCCCTGCTCCAGCCACTGGGCGGCGGGCGTCGAGGCACACTGCCGGGCTCTGCTCGCCGTCGGCCCGGATGCCGAGGACCTGTACCGCACGGCGTTGGGCCGGCTCGAGCGCACCGGCCTGCGTGCCGCGGTGGCCCGTGTCCATCTTCTGTACGGGGAGTGGCTGCGGCGCGAGCGCCGCCACCTTGAGGCACGGGACCAACTACGGCGGGCGCACGAGATGTTCGTGCGGTTCGGCATGGACGGTTTCGCCGAACGGGCCCGCAGCGAACTGTCGGCGGCCGGCGAGCCCACCCTCAGACGCAGGTCCCGCTTCGGTGACCAGCTCACCCCCCAGGAGAGACGGGTCGCGATGCTGGCGGCCGAGGGAGCCACCAACCCCGAGATCGCGTCGCGGCTGTTCATCAGCGCCAGCACGGTCGACTACCATCTGCGCAAAGTCTTCCGCAAGCTCAAGGTCACCACGCGTACACAGCTTGCCCGGCTGCTGCGAGACGGCCGGCCGGTTCCCGGAGTCGCAGAGCGTCCCTGA
- a CDS encoding LuxR family transcriptional regulator — MLEVLGLDQPAEALYIILVDNPPMSVEQLCRRTGIEPDTAIAALVRLEDGGLISRLPGSPPMYTAMPPDHALEVLLLARERDIHRVRALSERLTQRHREARRSRDSTSLIQVVTGRDGVARCGQQLFKRAEREIRGIDAPPYAQASDGERVNSATAVAGRSVRSRFIHARDTLSMPGVVARVEVDISAGEEVRFLPEAPMKLIIADDQAALIPLLATPQVLDACILVHPSALLDALSTLFESLWEQAQPYLPGRPASVGPNEFVNDEERRIISLLAMGMSDEAIARQLGIGHRTVQRRVQALLGRLGAASRFQAGVLAASRGWWRPDHEQHAAPLALSGEPGRAGP, encoded by the coding sequence ATGCTGGAAGTTCTCGGGCTGGACCAGCCTGCCGAGGCGTTGTACATCATCCTGGTCGACAACCCGCCCATGTCCGTCGAGCAGTTGTGCCGCCGTACCGGCATCGAGCCCGACACCGCCATCGCCGCTCTGGTGCGGCTGGAGGACGGCGGCTTGATATCCCGGCTGCCCGGCAGTCCGCCCATGTACACCGCGATGCCACCCGACCACGCCCTGGAAGTGCTTCTGCTCGCTCGCGAACGTGACATCCACCGGGTGCGTGCGCTGAGCGAGCGGCTGACACAGCGGCACCGCGAGGCTCGTCGCAGCCGGGACTCGACGTCGCTGATCCAGGTGGTCACGGGCCGCGACGGCGTCGCCCGCTGCGGGCAGCAGTTGTTCAAACGGGCCGAGCGGGAGATCCGCGGCATCGACGCGCCTCCCTATGCCCAGGCGAGTGACGGCGAACGCGTCAACTCCGCCACCGCCGTGGCCGGACGCAGCGTTCGCAGCCGCTTCATCCATGCCCGGGACACCCTCAGCATGCCCGGTGTCGTGGCGCGGGTGGAGGTCGACATCTCGGCGGGCGAAGAGGTCCGGTTCCTGCCCGAGGCCCCGATGAAGCTGATCATCGCGGACGACCAGGCAGCGCTGATTCCGCTGCTGGCCACACCTCAGGTGCTGGACGCGTGCATCCTGGTCCATCCCTCCGCCCTGCTCGACGCGCTGTCCACCCTCTTCGAGTCACTGTGGGAGCAGGCGCAGCCGTACCTGCCGGGAAGACCGGCGTCGGTCGGCCCGAACGAGTTCGTCAACGACGAGGAGCGGCGGATCATCTCCCTGTTAGCCATGGGTATGTCGGACGAGGCCATCGCCCGACAACTGGGAATCGGCCACCGCACGGTGCAGCGCCGGGTACAGGCACTGCTAGGCCGGTTGGGGGCGGCTAGCCGGTTCCAGGCCGGAGTGCTCGCCGCCAGCCGCGGCTGGTGGCGGCCGGATCATGAACAGCACGCCGCACCCCTGGCGTTGAGCGGCGAGCCCGGTCGCGCCGGTCCGTGA
- a CDS encoding carboxypeptidase regulatory-like domain-containing protein — translation MLHRSPAGPGRRRPSRPPSVAAAVAAAVLAVLVALLPGQALAAHSTSEPSASSATTVAAEPACGTPRPGSFTCFALRRTDVPATLGLRRAAAGQADPDGYSPADLRAAYGLPADGGAGATIAIVDAYDNPGAEADLAVYRRQYGLPACTSDNGCFRKVDEHGAAAYPAADDGWAGEISLDLDMVSAIAPDAHLLLVEADSASSDDLGTAENTAVSLGARYVSNSWGGYSDDSGQLAYDEAYFNHPGVAVVFSSGDDGYGASYPASSPYVTAVGGTSLARDGSTRGWNESVWNATTVDGNGQQHWGAPGSGCSDVEPKPAFQSAVDCAGRSVADVSAVADPATGVAVYNSFSDGGWNVYGGTSASAPIIAGVYALAGTPVSGTYPAAYPYQAPGALHDVTQGDDASCADRSVCGHGPTPDCTPAFTCSAQPGYDGPSGLGTPDGTTAFRPGPHGTVSGSVTDAGTGRPAPGATVALGDHRATTDARGAYRLDIPAGSYALTISAFGYRDTDLGTVRVDDGATLTKNVALTALPSQTLSGTVRDGGQHGWGVYARLTVDGVPGTFFTDPATGRYAVRVPENHTYTLHATALYPGYRAADTTAPVRSAPRTADLTLPLDTTGTLAPGYEMTYHGGESQSFPTAARPDGWTVRDNTAAGGWQFDDPLNRGNQTGGTGRFAEVDDFALGWAPADTELISPSYDFSAERAPELQFDTALPSLYRVGDLTADVDASTDGGATWTTLWHHTDIVAGPAHEAVPLASYAGKKSVRVRFHFTGSLTGIWQIDDVRVGTPALVTRPGGLLVGRIDDANSGHGVLGATVAAAAVAADSGRMVAAPGDLARGDGLYWLFSSRTGPQKFTAGLPGFGYPPVTDTVRVRADTVTTADFTLHPAQLRYDVQAVTADVPWGARKNVTVTVHNTGGTPATVSLGEQSLGGTPAASAGAPARHARAALTPNTLPRTAAAPASAARTPAGQEWSALTDLPTGTFAGIAAVDDGTLYAGLGEAPGGQWSGAFSAYDPGTATWRALTAPATKRLGPAYGFIRGKLYVTGGRDASGAPIAGGEVYDPVTDTWSQIADAPKAYGAAGSVVLGDRLYVIGGCDRINCGSADVQVYDPATDTWSAGKPYPEPISYPVCGVADGVAHCAGGAYEPDGHSPQATDHAYALDRASGTWHRVADAPADVWGATGTAADGQLLVAGGFEVSAGALTNEAHAYDPATDTWSALPNLAEPVLGAQSAPGWFAIGGMDAYSVPQQAVRELPGWDQAHGDVPWLAESAGKLTVEAHGSARIRLTLDAGAMTAADAGAHRAALVVDTDTPYGAVSLPVAMTVVPPAGWGRLTGTVSGTTPAGEVAPLEGATIDIDGPTGALTATTAQDGTYSAWLPVKGGPVRVVVRADGYRPTTRSIRLVKGGVVTSDFRLRAR, via the coding sequence TTGCTGCACAGATCGCCCGCCGGACCCGGGCGGCGCAGACCGTCTCGCCCTCCGTCCGTCGCGGCCGCGGTGGCCGCCGCCGTCCTCGCCGTCCTGGTGGCACTGCTGCCAGGACAGGCCCTCGCCGCGCACTCCACGTCCGAACCGTCCGCCTCCTCGGCGACCACCGTCGCCGCCGAGCCCGCCTGCGGCACACCGCGACCCGGCTCCTTCACGTGTTTCGCCCTGCGCCGCACCGACGTCCCCGCCACGCTCGGCCTGCGCCGCGCCGCGGCCGGCCAGGCGGACCCCGACGGCTACTCCCCGGCCGACCTGCGCGCGGCCTACGGGCTGCCGGCCGACGGCGGGGCCGGGGCCACGATCGCCATCGTCGACGCCTACGACAACCCCGGCGCCGAGGCCGATCTCGCCGTCTACCGCAGGCAGTACGGGCTGCCCGCCTGCACCTCGGACAACGGCTGCTTCCGGAAGGTGGACGAACACGGCGCCGCCGCCTACCCGGCCGCAGACGACGGCTGGGCGGGCGAGATCTCCCTCGACCTCGACATGGTCTCCGCGATCGCACCCGACGCGCACCTCCTGCTCGTCGAGGCCGACAGCGCGTCCTCCGACGACCTGGGCACGGCCGAGAACACCGCCGTGTCCCTGGGCGCGCGCTACGTCTCCAACTCCTGGGGCGGCTACAGCGACGACAGCGGCCAACTTGCCTACGACGAGGCGTACTTCAACCACCCAGGAGTCGCGGTCGTCTTCAGCTCCGGTGACGACGGCTACGGCGCCAGCTACCCGGCGTCCTCGCCGTACGTGACGGCGGTGGGCGGCACCTCGCTGGCGCGCGACGGCAGTACCCGCGGCTGGAACGAGTCGGTGTGGAACGCGACCACCGTCGACGGCAACGGTCAGCAGCACTGGGGCGCGCCCGGATCGGGCTGCTCGGACGTCGAGCCCAAACCCGCCTTCCAGTCGGCCGTCGACTGCGCGGGCCGCTCGGTCGCGGATGTCAGCGCCGTCGCGGACCCGGCCACCGGCGTGGCGGTCTACAACTCCTTCTCCGACGGCGGCTGGAACGTCTACGGGGGCACCAGCGCCTCCGCGCCGATCATCGCCGGCGTGTACGCGCTGGCCGGCACCCCCGTCTCCGGAACATACCCGGCCGCCTACCCGTACCAGGCGCCCGGCGCCCTCCACGACGTGACCCAGGGCGACGACGCCAGTTGCGCCGACCGCTCGGTGTGCGGCCACGGCCCGACACCCGACTGCACCCCCGCCTTCACCTGCTCCGCGCAGCCCGGCTACGACGGACCGAGCGGGCTGGGCACACCGGACGGCACCACCGCCTTCCGCCCCGGTCCGCACGGCACCGTCTCCGGCTCGGTCACCGACGCGGGCACCGGCCGGCCGGCGCCCGGCGCCACGGTCGCGCTCGGCGACCACCGGGCGACCACCGACGCGCGGGGCGCCTACCGGCTGGACATACCGGCGGGCTCGTACGCGCTGACGATCAGCGCCTTCGGCTACCGGGACACCGACCTCGGCACGGTCCGCGTGGACGACGGTGCCACACTGACCAAGAACGTGGCGCTGACCGCGCTGCCCTCACAGACCCTGTCCGGCACCGTCCGCGACGGCGGGCAGCACGGCTGGGGCGTCTACGCCCGGCTCACGGTCGACGGTGTGCCCGGCACGTTCTTCACCGACCCGGCGACCGGCCGGTACGCGGTCCGCGTGCCCGAGAACCACACCTACACGCTGCACGCCACGGCGCTCTATCCCGGCTACCGCGCCGCCGACACCACTGCCCCGGTGAGGTCCGCCCCGCGCACCGCCGACCTGACACTGCCGCTCGACACCACGGGCACACTGGCTCCCGGCTACGAAATGACCTACCACGGTGGCGAGTCGCAGTCCTTCCCGACCGCGGCCAGGCCCGACGGATGGACGGTCCGCGACAACACCGCGGCCGGCGGCTGGCAGTTCGACGACCCGCTCAACCGGGGCAACCAGACCGGCGGCACCGGCCGATTCGCCGAAGTGGACGACTTCGCCCTGGGCTGGGCACCCGCCGACACCGAACTCATCAGCCCCAGCTACGACTTCAGCGCCGAGCGGGCCCCAGAGCTGCAGTTCGACACGGCGTTGCCCTCGCTCTACCGGGTCGGCGACCTGACCGCGGACGTGGACGCGAGCACCGACGGCGGCGCGACCTGGACCACCCTGTGGCACCACACCGACATCGTCGCCGGTCCGGCTCACGAAGCGGTGCCGCTGGCCTCGTACGCCGGCAAGAAGTCGGTACGCGTCAGATTCCACTTCACGGGCTCCCTGACCGGCATCTGGCAGATCGACGACGTGAGAGTCGGAACCCCGGCCCTGGTCACCCGTCCCGGTGGGCTGCTGGTCGGCCGGATCGACGACGCCAACTCCGGCCACGGCGTCCTCGGCGCGACCGTCGCCGCCGCGGCGGTGGCCGCCGACAGCGGCCGTATGGTGGCCGCGCCGGGCGACCTGGCACGCGGCGACGGCCTGTACTGGCTGTTCTCGTCGCGCACGGGCCCGCAGAAATTCACCGCGGGCCTGCCCGGCTTCGGATACCCGCCCGTCACCGACACGGTCAGGGTACGGGCCGACACCGTCACCACGGCCGACTTCACCCTGCACCCGGCTCAACTGCGCTACGACGTCCAGGCGGTGACGGCCGACGTGCCGTGGGGTGCCAGGAAGAACGTCACGGTCACGGTTCACAACACCGGCGGTACGCCCGCCACCGTCTCGCTCGGCGAGCAGAGCCTCGGTGGCACTCCGGCGGCATCGGCCGGTGCCCCCGCCCGGCACGCCAGAGCGGCACTCACCCCGAACACCCTGCCGCGCACCGCCGCCGCACCGGCGTCCGCAGCCCGCACCCCGGCCGGGCAGGAATGGTCCGCGCTGACCGACCTGCCGACCGGGACCTTCGCGGGGATCGCCGCGGTCGACGACGGCACGCTGTACGCCGGCCTCGGTGAGGCTCCGGGTGGCCAGTGGAGCGGTGCCTTCTCCGCCTACGATCCGGGTACCGCGACCTGGCGCGCACTCACGGCGCCGGCCACCAAGCGACTCGGTCCGGCCTACGGCTTCATCCGCGGCAAGCTGTACGTCACCGGCGGCCGCGACGCCTCGGGCGCGCCCATCGCGGGCGGCGAGGTCTACGACCCGGTCACCGACACCTGGTCGCAGATCGCGGACGCGCCCAAGGCGTACGGTGCCGCCGGCTCGGTCGTCCTCGGTGACCGGCTGTACGTGATCGGCGGCTGCGACCGGATCAACTGCGGCAGCGCCGACGTCCAGGTCTACGACCCGGCGACCGACACCTGGTCGGCGGGCAAGCCCTACCCGGAGCCGATCTCGTACCCGGTGTGCGGCGTCGCGGACGGCGTGGCCCACTGCGCGGGCGGTGCCTACGAGCCCGACGGTCACTCCCCACAGGCCACCGACCACGCCTACGCGCTGGACCGGGCGAGCGGGACCTGGCACCGGGTGGCCGACGCCCCGGCCGACGTCTGGGGTGCCACGGGGACGGCGGCCGACGGCCAACTGCTGGTCGCCGGTGGCTTCGAGGTGAGCGCCGGTGCGCTGACCAACGAGGCGCACGCCTATGACCCGGCCACCGACACCTGGTCGGCGCTGCCCAACCTGGCCGAACCCGTGCTCGGTGCCCAGTCGGCGCCCGGCTGGTTCGCGATCGGGGGCATGGACGCCTACAGCGTGCCGCAGCAGGCCGTGCGCGAACTGCCGGGCTGGGACCAGGCACATGGCGACGTACCGTGGCTCGCGGAATCGGCCGGGAAGCTCACGGTCGAAGCGCACGGGTCGGCCCGGATACGGCTGACCCTCGACGCCGGGGCGATGACCGCCGCCGACGCCGGTGCGCACCGGGCCGCGCTCGTCGTCGACACGGACACCCCATACGGCGCGGTGTCACTGCCGGTGGCCATGACGGTGGTACCGCCGGCCGGCTGGGGCCGGCTGACCGGGACCGTCTCCGGTACGACGCCCGCGGGTGAGGTGGCGCCCCTCGAGGGTGCCACGATCGACATCGACGGCCCGACCGGCGCTCTGACCGCGACGACGGCTCAGGACGGCACGTACTCCGCCTGGTTGCCGGTGAAGGGCGGTCCCGTGCGGGTGGTCGTGCGGGCCGACGGCTACCGGCCCACGACCCGGTCGATCCGGCTGGTGAAGGGGGGAGTGGTCACGTCGGACTTCCGTCTGCGGGCGAGGTGA